A genomic segment from Abyssisolibacter fermentans encodes:
- a CDS encoding anti-sigma factor family protein yields the protein MKCEDFSKKINVYLENTLDVEEKIEMEEHLDSCNLCRNKVDSMNHVFETLSNLDLLCPPSDFTQNVMNAIGKISAKSNSWKKKAYRLWGSSLVAAGLLISIVNISFADANIERHVVNNIVIKSHEINRSIDKKIEKVSNFIDGIFDSLDFYD from the coding sequence TTGAAATGTGAAGATTTTTCAAAAAAAATAAATGTATATCTTGAAAATACATTAGATGTCGAAGAAAAAATAGAAATGGAAGAACATTTAGATAGTTGTAATTTATGTAGAAATAAAGTTGATAGTATGAACCATGTTTTCGAAACTTTATCAAATTTAGATTTATTATGCCCACCATCAGATTTTACACAAAATGTTATGAATGCTATTGGTAAAATAAGTGCCAAATCTAATTCTTGGAAGAAAAAGGCTTATAGACTTTGGGGTTCTAGTCTAGTTGCAGCGGGTCTATTGATATCTATTGTTAATATATCATTTGCTGATGCAAATATAGAAAGACATGTAGTAAATAATATAGTAATTAAGAGTCATGAGATAAATAGAAGTATTGATAAAAAAATAGAAAAAGTTTCAAATTTTATTGATGGTATATTTGATAGTTTAGATTTTTATGATTAA
- a CDS encoding RNA polymerase sigma factor, translating into MDEEKALRRVKDGFHEDFEIIVDLYKNRVFSMAYSYTKDYVEAQDLAQEIFIKVFKGINNFRFDSKFSTWLYRVAVNLCIDWAKKKRLKIVDDSEKLLAKVIDNKNLPQECILENEQKQDVHKAISELPEIYKSVIILYHFNNISYNQISTILDIPVKTVETRLYRARRKLKEILYSKSKSKDGGDCFEM; encoded by the coding sequence TTGGATGAAGAAAAAGCTTTGCGACGAGTCAAGGATGGATTTCATGAAGATTTTGAAATTATAGTAGATTTATATAAGAACAGAGTTTTTTCTATGGCTTATAGTTACACAAAAGATTATGTAGAAGCTCAAGATTTAGCACAGGAGATTTTTATAAAGGTTTTTAAAGGCATTAATAACTTTAGATTTGATAGTAAATTTTCTACATGGCTTTATAGAGTTGCTGTAAATTTGTGTATAGATTGGGCTAAGAAAAAACGGTTAAAAATAGTAGATGATTCAGAAAAGCTACTAGCTAAAGTTATAGATAATAAAAACTTACCACAGGAGTGCATTTTGGAAAACGAGCAAAAACAAGATGTACATAAAGCTATAAGTGAGCTTCCTGAAATATATAAATCTGTTATTATCCTATATCATTTTAACAACATTAGTTATAATCAAATATCAACAATACTTGATATACCCGTAAAAACAGTTGAAACTAGACTATACAGAGCAAGACGTAAACTAAAAGAAATATTATATAGCAAAAGCAAAAGTAAAGATGGAGGTGATTGTTTTGAAATGTGA
- a CDS encoding bifunctional enoyl-CoA hydratase/phosphate acetyltransferase, translated as MNSLNELITKAQDQPTKTLAVAAPQDKEVLQAVVEAANMGIVRPILIGDIEETKRIANELNINIDDYETVQTKDLKESAEVAVKYVSSNKADFVMKGLIDTSILLKEVLNKEYGLRTDSLLSHVMVYEVPNYHKLLFLTDGGMNISPNEEQKIKIIKNAVKASRILEKDEIKVAILAAKEKVNEKMQATVDAGNIKQKYLEGYFEKGVIVEGPMALDLAISKDAAKIKNYKSPVAGDADILVVPNIEMGNGIGKTLTYFAGSLSAGIIMGAKAPVVLVSRADSHQAKLNSIALGSLISAV; from the coding sequence TTGAATAGTTTAAACGAATTAATTACAAAAGCTCAAGATCAACCAACAAAAACATTAGCAGTAGCTGCACCGCAAGACAAAGAAGTATTGCAGGCAGTTGTAGAAGCTGCAAATATGGGTATTGTTCGCCCTATATTAATAGGAGATATAGAAGAAACTAAAAGAATAGCTAATGAATTAAATATTAATATTGATGATTATGAGACAGTACAAACAAAGGATTTAAAAGAATCAGCAGAGGTTGCTGTAAAGTATGTTAGCAGTAATAAAGCAGATTTTGTCATGAAAGGTTTAATAGACACATCAATATTATTAAAAGAGGTTCTTAACAAAGAATATGGTCTCAGAACTGATAGCTTGTTAAGTCATGTTATGGTATATGAAGTACCAAATTATCATAAGTTACTTTTCTTAACAGATGGTGGTATGAATATAAGTCCAAATGAAGAACAAAAAATTAAAATTATAAAAAATGCAGTAAAGGCAAGTAGAATTTTAGAAAAAGATGAAATTAAAGTTGCAATACTGGCAGCTAAAGAAAAAGTAAACGAAAAAATGCAGGCAACAGTAGATGCAGGTAACATTAAACAGAAGTACTTAGAAGGATATTTTGAAAAAGGTGTTATAGTAGAAGGTCCTATGGCGTTAGACTTAGCAATTTCTAAAGATGCCGCTAAGATTAAAAATTATAAAAGTCCTGTAGCAGGTGATGCAGATATATTAGTAGTGCCAAACATTGAAATGGGTAATGGTATAGGAAAAACACTAACATATTTTGCAGGCAGTCTCTCAGCAGGAATAATAATGGGAGCAAAAGCTCCAGTTGTTTTGGTTTCAAGAGCAGATTCGCATCAAGCTAAACTAAATTCCATAGCTCTAGGAAGTTTGATTTCAGCAGTATAA
- a CDS encoding B12-binding domain-containing radical SAM protein, with product MNILLTTLNSKYIHSSLALRYLKSMCKDIDVNISIEEFTINNNTDFIVREIYRKKPDVIGFSCYIWNIEIIKEIAYKIKKSLPDVKIIFGGPEVSFDCEQLMQDFEFIDYIICGEGEFTFKDLILRLNTNDYNLNTVEGLVYRQNNEIIKNKPRALIENLDEIPSPYYEDLSDLKDRIVYFESSRGCPFNCKFCLSSVLKGTRYFSIERIKKELKKLIDAEVRQVKFVDRTFNTNKQFAITIMKYIIQQNVKNINFHFEVTAHILDDEMLNFLKDVPKGLFQFEIGVQSTNEKVIKGVNRTTDFNKLSEVVKLINSYNNIHQHLDLIAGLPYEDFESYKKSFNDVYRLRPEKLQLGFLKLLKGTQLRAEKDIHGFVFYDKPPYEVMFNKYISFEEMSKIKEIEEIVERYSDEDYFKFTLDFLINNFYKEPFDFFEDLSNYWLENEYNKVSHSKNKLYVIIDKFYKYKGYEHYDIFNQLIKYDYLSGNKNPVIPSFMIRKDENVILRQRHTFLKESNNINEYSDNSNKPVKKLINEMHFEKFNVDVLELSKRGFAIEDVQSYNKEVVLLFKYLSGKNSFDRCKVFDVTDEFEKLIKER from the coding sequence ATGAATATACTACTTACAACATTAAATTCAAAATACATCCATTCTTCTTTAGCATTAAGGTATTTAAAGAGTATGTGTAAGGATATAGATGTAAATATTAGTATAGAAGAATTTACAATAAACAATAATACAGATTTTATAGTTAGAGAAATATATAGAAAGAAACCAGATGTAATAGGATTTTCTTGTTACATATGGAATATAGAAATAATAAAAGAAATAGCTTATAAAATAAAAAAATCATTACCTGATGTAAAGATAATTTTTGGAGGACCAGAGGTATCTTTTGATTGTGAACAGCTTATGCAAGACTTTGAGTTTATAGATTATATTATTTGTGGAGAAGGAGAATTTACGTTTAAAGACTTGATACTAAGATTAAATACCAACGACTATAATCTAAATACTGTAGAAGGACTTGTATATAGGCAAAATAATGAAATAATAAAGAACAAGCCTAGAGCATTAATAGAAAACCTTGATGAAATACCATCTCCATATTATGAAGACTTGAGCGACTTAAAAGATAGAATAGTATATTTTGAAAGCTCAAGAGGTTGCCCGTTTAACTGTAAGTTTTGTTTATCTTCAGTATTAAAGGGAACTAGATATTTTTCTATAGAAAGAATAAAAAAGGAATTAAAAAAATTAATAGACGCAGAAGTAAGACAGGTTAAATTTGTTGATAGAACTTTTAATACTAATAAACAATTTGCAATAACAATAATGAAATACATAATACAGCAGAATGTTAAAAATATAAATTTTCATTTTGAGGTTACAGCACATATACTAGATGATGAAATGCTAAACTTCCTCAAAGATGTCCCAAAAGGATTATTTCAATTTGAAATAGGAGTTCAATCAACTAATGAAAAAGTAATAAAAGGAGTAAATAGAACAACAGACTTTAATAAATTGAGTGAAGTAGTAAAGCTTATTAATTCATATAACAATATACATCAACATCTAGATTTGATAGCAGGCTTACCATATGAAGATTTTGAAAGTTATAAAAAATCATTTAATGATGTTTATAGACTTCGACCTGAAAAACTCCAATTAGGTTTTTTAAAGCTTTTAAAAGGAACACAATTAAGAGCAGAGAAAGATATACATGGATTTGTTTTTTATGATAAACCTCCTTATGAAGTTATGTTTAACAAATATATAAGCTTTGAAGAAATGAGTAAAATAAAAGAAATAGAAGAGATAGTTGAAAGATATTCAGATGAAGATTATTTTAAATTCACACTAGATTTTTTAATTAATAATTTTTACAAAGAACCATTCGATTTCTTTGAGGATTTATCAAATTATTGGTTGGAAAATGAATACAACAAAGTATCTCATAGTAAAAACAAGTTATATGTAATAATTGATAAATTCTATAAATATAAAGGTTATGAACATTATGATATTTTTAATCAATTAATCAAATATGACTATTTATCAGGCAATAAAAATCCTGTTATACCTTCTTTTATGATTAGAAAAGATGAGAATGTAATTTTAAGACAAAGACATACATTTTTAAAAGAAAGTAATAACATAAATGAATACTCAGATAATTCAAATAAGCCTGTAAAAAAACTAATAAATGAAATGCATTTTGAAAAATTTAATGTAGATGTATTGGAATTATCCAAAAGAGGATTTGCCATAGAGGATGTACAATCTTATAATAAAGAAGTTGTATTATTGTTTAAATATCTAAGTGGTAAAAATTCCTTTGACAGATGCAAAGTTTTCGATGTAACAGATGAATTTGAAAAATTAATAAAGGAAAGGTAA
- a CDS encoding indolepyruvate oxidoreductase subunit beta has translation MCEVKNILLVGVGGQGIILASKILATGLIDAGYDVKMSEVHGMAQRGGSVTTQVRYGKKVHSPIIGKGQADIVVAFERMEAMRWIDYLKPDGVVVINDYEIPSVPILTGECSYPDGIIEDLKQKVETKVINAAASALEIGNIRTQNIIMLGGLVNAIDIKDIDWDKAIEQNVKEKFIDINKKAFKKGMELVN, from the coding sequence ATGTGTGAAGTAAAAAATATACTATTAGTTGGTGTTGGAGGTCAAGGAATCATACTTGCTAGTAAAATATTAGCAACAGGTTTGATTGATGCTGGCTACGATGTAAAAATGTCAGAGGTTCATGGTATGGCACAGCGTGGAGGTAGTGTTACTACTCAAGTAAGATATGGTAAAAAAGTACATTCGCCTATAATAGGAAAAGGTCAAGCAGATATAGTAGTTGCTTTTGAAAGAATGGAAGCAATGAGATGGATAGATTATTTAAAACCAGATGGTGTAGTTGTAATAAATGATTATGAAATTCCATCTGTACCAATATTAACAGGCGAGTGCAGTTATCCGGATGGAATAATCGAAGATTTGAAGCAAAAAGTCGAAACAAAAGTGATAAATGCAGCTGCAAGTGCATTAGAGATAGGGAATATAAGGACACAGAATATTATAATGCTTGGCGGCTTAGTGAATGCTATAGATATCAAAGATATTGACTGGGATAAAGCTATAGAGCAAAATGTAAAAGAAAAATTCATAGATATAAATAAAAAAGCATTTAAAAAAGGAATGGAATTAGTAAACTAG
- a CDS encoding B-box zinc finger protein yields the protein MKCYKHDKSDAQYRCLNCGRPICKECSINYKDQIICDECYKELINNENKQKINLSKKEEYTSEARVHYSSFMIFITSFIPGAAHMYMGLMNKGIQLLALFALCIALGGEIDFLILGAGAVIIWFYSFFDAHHVKKKIFMGIKVQDENVLNIDMNFVRSLNKKKVGLGLVIFGGYVLLKNILSIIRRIFDFNFLYTLTYSIEKSIIPILLIVLGLLFIKRAKTDIDSFDE from the coding sequence ATGAAATGCTATAAACATGATAAAAGCGATGCACAATATAGGTGCTTAAATTGTGGAAGACCAATTTGCAAAGAATGTTCCATAAACTATAAAGATCAAATCATATGTGATGAGTGTTACAAAGAGTTGATAAACAATGAAAACAAACAAAAAATAAACTTGAGCAAAAAAGAAGAATATACTAGTGAAGCTAGAGTTCATTACAGCTCATTTATGATATTTATTACATCATTTATTCCGGGAGCTGCTCATATGTATATGGGGTTAATGAATAAAGGTATACAGTTGTTAGCTTTATTTGCACTATGTATAGCATTAGGTGGAGAAATAGATTTTTTAATACTTGGTGCAGGAGCTGTTATTATATGGTTTTATAGTTTTTTTGATGCGCATCATGTTAAGAAAAAAATATTTATGGGTATAAAAGTGCAGGATGAAAATGTGTTAAACATAGATATGAATTTCGTTCGATCCTTGAACAAGAAAAAAGTAGGTTTAGGTTTAGTAATATTTGGAGGATATGTTTTATTAAAAAATATATTAAGCATTATCAGACGAATATTTGATTTTAATTTTTTATATACATTGACATATTCAATAGAAAAATCTATAATACCTATCTTATTAATAGTATTAGGTTTATTATTTATTAAAAGAGCTAAAACTGATATAGATTCATTTGATGAATAA
- the iorA gene encoding indolepyruvate ferredoxin oxidoreductase subunit alpha, with protein MKKLLTGNEAVARGAYEAGVTLASAYPGTPSTEILENIANYKEIYSEWTPNEKVALEVALGGAIAGARSIAAMKHVGVNVAADPLFTVAYTGVNGGLVLVSADDPGMHSSQNEQDNRYYAKSAKFPMLEPSNSEEAKDFTKLAYEISEEYDVPVLLRLTTRICHSKGLVAFEDRKEVEMKKYEKNIKKYVASPANGRVMHVELEKKLKRLEEYSNKISINKAEYNDTKIGVITSGVAYEYSKEVFGDDVSFLKLGFTFPVPKDLIKEFASKVDKLYVIEELEPYLESEIKAMKIDVIGKDIIPITGELNPDIIAEAVFGQKRASVEKNEEKIIARPPTMCAGCPHRGFFYELSKRKDLIVTGDIGCYTLGSAPPLNAIETCICMGASISSAHGIAKAYKQNNRQQKVFSVIGDSTFFHSGMTGLLDIVYNKGNVTTVILDNRITGMTGHQENPGTGYTLMGEQTEAVDLGKLVNAIGIKHVDIINPLDLEQCKNAIDKAMKINEPSVIITKWPCALKKYTNAEKEEYELDRQKCVVDSEVCKKCKMCLKVGCPAISFNEETGAVIDQAMCVGCDVCSQVCPFDAIKKVGE; from the coding sequence ATGAAGAAACTGTTAACAGGAAATGAAGCAGTAGCTAGAGGAGCGTATGAAGCAGGAGTAACCTTAGCTTCAGCATATCCTGGAACACCAAGTACAGAGATATTAGAAAATATAGCAAATTACAAGGAAATATATTCTGAGTGGACACCAAATGAAAAAGTAGCACTAGAAGTCGCTTTAGGAGGAGCAATAGCTGGCGCTAGAAGTATAGCTGCAATGAAACATGTTGGAGTTAACGTAGCAGCAGACCCATTATTTACAGTAGCATATACAGGAGTTAATGGTGGTCTTGTATTAGTATCAGCTGATGATCCTGGAATGCATAGTTCACAAAATGAACAAGATAACAGATACTATGCAAAAAGTGCAAAGTTTCCTATGCTTGAACCTAGTAATAGTGAAGAGGCAAAGGATTTCACAAAACTTGCATATGAAATTAGTGAAGAGTATGATGTACCAGTTTTATTAAGACTTACAACTCGTATCTGTCATAGTAAAGGTTTAGTAGCATTTGAAGACAGAAAAGAAGTAGAAATGAAAAAGTACGAAAAGAACATAAAAAAATATGTGGCATCTCCTGCAAATGGAAGAGTTATGCATGTTGAATTAGAAAAGAAACTTAAAAGATTAGAAGAATACAGCAATAAAATTTCAATAAATAAAGCAGAATATAACGATACAAAAATAGGTGTAATAACATCAGGTGTAGCTTATGAGTATTCAAAAGAAGTCTTTGGAGATGATGTATCTTTCTTAAAATTAGGCTTTACATTCCCTGTTCCAAAAGACTTAATAAAAGAATTTGCTTCAAAAGTTGACAAACTATACGTTATAGAAGAATTAGAGCCTTATCTTGAGTCAGAAATAAAAGCAATGAAAATTGATGTAATAGGAAAAGATATAATACCTATAACAGGCGAACTTAATCCTGATATAATAGCAGAAGCAGTTTTTGGACAAAAAAGAGCATCAGTAGAAAAAAATGAAGAAAAAATAATTGCAAGACCTCCTACAATGTGTGCTGGCTGTCCTCATAGAGGTTTCTTCTATGAATTAAGCAAGAGAAAAGATTTAATCGTAACAGGTGATATTGGTTGTTATACATTAGGTTCAGCACCTCCATTAAATGCAATAGAAACATGTATTTGTATGGGTGCTAGCATTAGTTCAGCACATGGTATTGCAAAAGCATACAAGCAAAATAATAGACAGCAGAAAGTATTTAGTGTTATTGGAGATTCAACTTTCTTCCATTCAGGAATGACTGGACTATTAGATATAGTGTATAACAAAGGTAATGTAACAACAGTTATATTAGATAACAGAATAACAGGAATGACAGGACATCAAGAAAATCCTGGTACAGGCTATACATTGATGGGAGAGCAAACAGAAGCAGTCGATTTGGGAAAATTAGTAAATGCAATAGGAATAAAACATGTAGATATTATAAATCCATTAGATTTAGAGCAATGTAAAAATGCTATAGATAAAGCAATGAAGATAAATGAACCATCAGTAATAATTACTAAATGGCCATGTGCACTTAAAAAATATACAAACGCAGAAAAAGAAGAATATGAACTAGATAGACAAAAATGCGTAGTTGATTCTGAAGTTTGTAAGAAATGTAAAATGTGCTTGAAGGTTGGCTGTCCAGCTATATCATTCAACGAAGAAACAGGTGCTGTAATAGATCAAGCTATGTGTGTTGGATGTGATGTATGTTCTCAAGTTTGTCCATTCGATGCAATAAAAAAGGTGGGTGAATAA
- a CDS encoding tetratricopeptide repeat protein produces MIKNIEEFYSQKLENITFIELKPNANVTISDSKLKTNIPYPMLMNNLISEIKEKRAQDEIKLELLIEGMIYTVAVDPKFKYVKDYIDELVHIYKDIEKYLLYKGFGYLKDEKIDDALIYFKAITVINPDNAKGLYNYSLTLEKVAVNKLKYNKNKEAKIFLRESTSILEDILDIDSEFELTYYKLGFHYKHAKQFKKADIVWEKFLDMSKDQDLIEEIQTNLNAIKDDVDYEEGYNYVLMGYPQKGLEILLELKEKYTDWWNLLFMIGLAYRQLNDYSSAIKEFENVIAINPKQLDTLNELAMCYAAVGSLDSAIEKINLAIAIKPDDAELLCNRGMILLNFGKIKEAETDILKAYEINPNDEVNITCKKQLESLVK; encoded by the coding sequence ATGATAAAGAATATTGAAGAATTTTATTCACAAAAATTAGAGAACATTACTTTTATAGAACTAAAGCCAAATGCAAATGTAACAATTTCCGATAGTAAATTAAAAACTAATATACCATATCCAATGTTAATGAATAACTTAATTTCTGAAATAAAAGAAAAACGTGCTCAAGACGAAATAAAGTTAGAATTGTTAATAGAGGGAATGATATATACAGTTGCAGTAGATCCAAAATTTAAATATGTCAAGGACTATATAGATGAGCTTGTTCATATTTATAAAGATATAGAAAAATATTTATTATACAAGGGATTTGGTTATTTAAAAGATGAAAAAATTGATGATGCTTTAATATATTTTAAAGCTATAACAGTTATCAATCCTGATAATGCTAAAGGCTTATATAATTATAGTTTGACCTTAGAAAAAGTAGCAGTAAATAAGCTTAAATACAATAAAAATAAAGAAGCGAAAATTTTTCTAAGAGAATCTACATCAATATTAGAGGACATACTCGATATAGATAGTGAATTTGAATTGACTTATTATAAGCTTGGTTTTCATTATAAACATGCAAAACAATTTAAGAAAGCTGATATTGTGTGGGAAAAATTCTTAGATATGTCTAAAGATCAAGATTTAATCGAAGAGATACAGACAAATTTAAATGCAATAAAAGATGATGTAGATTATGAAGAAGGTTATAATTACGTATTGATGGGTTATCCACAAAAGGGATTAGAAATATTACTTGAATTAAAAGAAAAGTATACTGATTGGTGGAATTTATTGTTTATGATAGGACTAGCTTATAGACAATTAAATGATTATTCATCAGCAATAAAAGAATTTGAAAATGTAATAGCAATAAATCCAAAGCAGCTTGATACACTAAATGAACTTGCAATGTGTTACGCTGCGGTAGGAAGCTTAGATTCTGCTATAGAAAAAATAAATTTAGCAATAGCAATAAAGCCAGATGATGCTGAATTACTTTGTAATAGGGGTATGATATTATTAAACTTTGGTAAAATTAAGGAAGCAGAAACAGACATATTAAAAGCCTATGAAATTAATCCAAACGATGAAGTGAATATAACATGTAAGAAACAGCTTGAGAGTTTAGTGAAATAG
- a CDS encoding amidase domain-containing protein — MEYNFDKHHTGIFPYNRNKAYQYMKRWAFLRNNKYYDFENLGGDCTNFVSQILHFAGSPMNYYRWFYRDINSRSPSWTSVEDFYKFLISNKGVGPIGREVSIKEVDIGDIIQIKFPKKENYTHSAAISYIDEFKTPEYIYISAHSVDRFDYRLSNYTYDKLRFIAIDGYRVK, encoded by the coding sequence ATGGAGTATAATTTTGACAAGCATCATACGGGCATATTCCCATATAATAGAAACAAAGCATATCAATACATGAAAAGATGGGCTTTTTTAAGGAATAATAAATATTATGATTTTGAAAATCTTGGAGGTGACTGTACTAACTTTGTATCTCAGATATTACATTTTGCTGGTAGCCCCATGAATTATTATAGATGGTTTTATAGAGATATCAACAGTAGATCTCCTTCATGGACTTCGGTAGAAGATTTTTATAAATTTTTAATTAGCAATAAAGGCGTAGGTCCTATAGGTAGAGAAGTAAGTATAAAAGAAGTAGATATTGGAGATATTATACAAATAAAATTTCCTAAAAAAGAAAATTATACTCATTCAGCTGCAATATCATATATTGATGAGTTTAAAACACCTGAGTATATATATATATCAGCACATTCTGTAGATAGATTCGATTATAGATTATCAAATTATACCTATGATAAACTTAGATTTATAGCCATTGATGGATACAGAGTAAAATAG